In Porphyromonas cangingivalis, a genomic segment contains:
- a CDS encoding ParA family protein: MKKKPVFIAFSTQKGGVGKTTFTVLTASYLHYACGYNLIVVDCDYPQFSINAMRQRDAQGVDRNPALQELAATQFSELQKPTYTILCATAEAAVDTVREYLETHESDTDFVFFDLPGTINNDGVLTTLSNMDYIFTPISADRISLESTLSFSAIIKEVITDNTDTANKGIYLFWNMVDGREKTPLYTMYEKVIAELGLPVLKTAVPNTTRYKKEVMDEGTTLFRSTIFPASRTLLRGSRLKELVEEILSIVKPEAYGREE; the protein is encoded by the coding sequence ATGAAAAAGAAACCTGTTTTCATAGCCTTCTCCACCCAGAAGGGCGGTGTCGGCAAAACGACCTTTACGGTCTTGACGGCGAGTTACCTGCACTATGCCTGCGGGTATAACCTTATTGTGGTGGATTGCGACTATCCGCAATTCAGCATCAATGCGATGCGTCAGCGTGACGCACAGGGGGTGGATCGCAACCCCGCGCTGCAGGAATTGGCAGCCACCCAGTTCTCCGAGTTGCAAAAGCCCACGTACACCATCCTTTGTGCCACGGCAGAGGCAGCCGTGGATACGGTCAGGGAATATCTGGAAACACATGAGTCGGATACGGATTTCGTCTTTTTTGACCTGCCCGGAACCATCAACAATGACGGTGTGCTGACCACTCTCTCCAATATGGATTACATTTTCACACCCATCTCCGCCGACCGTATATCCTTGGAAAGCACGTTGAGCTTTTCAGCCATCATCAAGGAGGTGATAACCGACAATACAGACACTGCCAACAAAGGGATCTACCTCTTTTGGAACATGGTAGACGGCAGAGAGAAAACACCCCTCTATACGATGTATGAAAAGGTCATTGCCGAGTTGGGACTTCCGGTCTTGAAGACGGCAGTCCCCAATACGACCCGCTACAAAAAGGAAGTGATGGATGAGGGTACAACCCTCTTCCGTTCGACCATCTTTCCCGCCTCCCGCACGCTGCTCAGAGGTAGTCGTCTGAAAGAGCTTGTGGAGGAAATCCTATCCATCGTAAAACCTGAAGCGTATGGCCGAGAAGAATAA
- a CDS encoding ParA family protein codes for MSKPIYLAIASPKGGVGKTSLTVLAASILHYHRGCNVAVVDCNHPVYTIARLRQQESEELSTQRLMHLKHRTPCTPYPIICTPVREALNRVERHCVDNPPRCILFDLPPLMRTEGTVELLSAMDAVVFPVTDSPMDMEAVRHFIDILGEQILTMGRGNIRELYLLRNMIEAWEREEADERCLTLADETGALLMQTSLSHSRLYRPLLSERRRGVCTLFPPHGGMLSRLCVQLGDELHEILQRLCTE; via the coding sequence ATGAGTAAACCCATCTATCTCGCCATCGCTTCCCCCAAGGGAGGTGTCGGCAAAACCTCGCTTACGGTACTTGCTGCAAGTATTCTGCATTACCACAGAGGATGCAATGTCGCTGTTGTGGATTGCAACCATCCCGTCTATACCATCGCCCGTCTGCGGCAGCAAGAGTCGGAAGAGCTGAGTACTCAAAGGCTGATGCACCTGAAACATCGAACACCCTGTACCCCTTATCCGATAATTTGCACTCCGGTGCGGGAAGCCCTGAACCGGGTGGAGCGACACTGTGTGGACAATCCTCCTCGCTGCATTCTCTTCGACCTCCCTCCATTGATGCGTACCGAAGGAACGGTGGAACTGCTTTCGGCAATGGATGCCGTCGTCTTTCCCGTTACGGACAGTCCGATGGATATGGAAGCTGTCCGCCATTTCATCGACATCTTGGGAGAGCAGATACTGACGATGGGCAGGGGCAATATCCGTGAGCTTTACCTGCTTCGCAATATGATAGAGGCTTGGGAACGTGAGGAAGCCGACGAACGCTGTCTCACTCTTGCCGATGAAACAGGAGCTTTGCTGATGCAGACCTCATTGAGCCACTCCCGTTTATATCGTCCGCTGCTTTCCGAGCGCAGAAGAGGGGTATGCACCCTCTTCCCACCCCACGGAGGGATGTTGAGCAGGCTCTGTGTTCAGTTGGGCGATGAACTTCATGAAATCCTGCAACGCCTATGTACCGAATAG
- a CDS encoding DUF4134 domain-containing protein: protein MTKRHFLFAAVLLLSISSAFAQGNGLSGINQATNMVTSYFDPATKLIYAIGAVVGLIGGVKVYSKFASGDPDTSKTAASWFGACIFLIVAATILRSFFL from the coding sequence ATGACCAAAAGACATTTTCTTTTCGCAGCCGTCCTGCTGCTTTCCATTTCCTCTGCCTTTGCCCAAGGCAACGGCTTGTCGGGTATCAACCAAGCCACCAACATGGTGACGAGCTATTTCGACCCTGCCACGAAACTCATCTATGCCATCGGTGCGGTTGTGGGACTTATCGGAGGGGTAAAAGTCTATTCAAAGTTTGCGTCCGGAGATCCGGACACCTCGAAGACCGCCGCAAGCTGGTTTGGAGCGTGTATCTTCCTCATTGTCGCAGCCACCATTCTGAGAAGTTTCTTCCTCTAA
- the mobC gene encoding conjugal transfer protein MobC yields the protein MSQQEDDLRALAKIMDFLRAVSIILVVAHLYWYCYEAIQLWGVNIGVVDRILMNFHRTAGLFGNMLYTKLFALVLMGLSCLGTKGVKEEHITWSKIGAFMGVGFVFFFLNWWILALPLPIEANAAFYTFTITVGYVCLLMAGLYMSRLLKNNLMEDVFNQENESFMQETRLLENEYSVNLPTRFYYRKKWNKGWINVVNPFRAVSVLGTPGSGKSYAIINNFIKQQIEKGFAIYCYDFKYPDLSTIVYNHLLHHSEGYKVKPKFYVINFDDPRRSHRCNPIHPDFMSDISDAYESAYTIMLNLNKTWVQKQGDFFVESPIVLFAAIIWYLRIFEGGKYCTFPHAIEFLCRKYEDIFPILTSYPELENYLSPFMDAWLGGAADQLQGQIASAKIPLSRMISPQLYWIMTGDDFTLDINNPKEPKILCVGNNPDRQNIYGAALGLYNSRIVKLINKKGMLKSSVLIDELPTIYFKGLDNLIATARSNKVAVCLGFQDFSQLKRDYGDKEAAVVMNTVGNIFSGQVVGETAKTLSERFGKVLQKRQSLSITRSDKTTSISTQMDSLIPQSKISTLTQGMFVGAVADNFSERIEQKIFHCEIVVDNAKVAKETAAYLPIPILTDFKDENGVDMMEQEIKANYDRVKTEVREIVERELQRIADDPELSKLLNTKK from the coding sequence ATGTCACAACAAGAAGACGATTTGAGAGCACTGGCGAAAATCATGGATTTTCTGCGTGCCGTAAGTATTATATTGGTGGTTGCCCACCTCTATTGGTATTGCTATGAAGCGATACAACTATGGGGCGTGAATATCGGTGTGGTGGACAGGATACTGATGAATTTCCACCGCACGGCGGGACTGTTCGGCAATATGCTCTACACCAAACTCTTTGCGCTGGTACTGATGGGACTTTCCTGCTTAGGTACGAAAGGTGTGAAAGAGGAGCATATCACTTGGTCGAAGATAGGGGCATTCATGGGTGTCGGCTTTGTCTTTTTCTTCCTCAATTGGTGGATACTCGCCTTGCCGCTGCCCATTGAAGCCAATGCGGCTTTCTATACCTTTACGATCACCGTAGGGTATGTGTGTCTGCTGATGGCGGGACTCTATATGAGCCGCCTCTTGAAGAACAACCTGATGGAGGATGTCTTCAATCAGGAGAACGAATCCTTTATGCAGGAAACAAGGCTCTTGGAAAACGAGTACTCGGTCAATCTCCCGACCCGATTCTATTACCGCAAGAAATGGAACAAGGGTTGGATAAACGTGGTCAATCCTTTCCGTGCGGTCTCCGTATTGGGGACACCGGGTAGCGGTAAGTCCTATGCCATCATCAATAATTTCATCAAGCAGCAAATCGAAAAGGGATTTGCCATCTACTGTTACGACTTCAAATATCCCGACCTTTCCACGATTGTGTACAATCACCTGCTGCACCACTCGGAAGGGTATAAGGTCAAGCCGAAGTTTTACGTGATCAACTTCGATGACCCGAGGCGATCGCACCGCTGCAATCCGATACACCCCGATTTCATGAGCGATATATCGGATGCCTATGAATCGGCTTATACGATTATGCTCAACCTTAACAAGACGTGGGTACAGAAGCAGGGTGATTTCTTCGTAGAATCTCCCATCGTTCTCTTTGCCGCCATCATTTGGTATCTCCGCATTTTCGAAGGAGGGAAATACTGTACCTTTCCCCATGCCATTGAGTTTCTCTGCCGAAAATACGAGGATATATTTCCTATCCTGACCTCTTACCCCGAATTGGAGAATTACCTCTCTCCCTTTATGGACGCTTGGCTCGGAGGAGCCGCTGACCAGTTGCAGGGGCAGATAGCTTCCGCTAAGATTCCCTTGTCAAGGATGATAAGCCCGCAGCTCTATTGGATTATGACGGGCGATGATTTCACGCTGGACATCAATAACCCCAAAGAGCCTAAAATCCTGTGTGTAGGGAATAACCCTGACAGACAGAATATCTATGGAGCAGCATTGGGGTTGTATAATTCGCGCATTGTCAAGCTCATCAATAAGAAAGGAATGCTGAAAAGTTCGGTGCTCATTGACGAGTTGCCTACCATATACTTCAAAGGGCTTGATAATCTGATAGCCACTGCTCGAAGCAACAAGGTAGCGGTCTGTTTAGGTTTTCAAGACTTTTCGCAACTGAAGCGCGATTATGGAGACAAGGAAGCTGCTGTAGTGATGAACACCGTCGGGAATATTTTCTCCGGTCAGGTGGTCGGCGAGACGGCAAAGACCTTATCGGAGCGTTTCGGAAAAGTGCTTCAAAAACGGCAGAGCCTGAGCATCACTCGAAGCGACAAAACAACCTCCATCTCCACGCAGATGGACAGCCTTATTCCTCAGAGCAAGATTTCCACACTCACACAGGGAATGTTTGTCGGAGCAGTTGCCGACAACTTCTCCGAACGTATCGAGCAGAAGATATTCCACTGTGAGATTGTGGTGGACAATGCGAAAGTGGCAAAGGAAACGGCCGCTTATCTACCGATACCCATTCTAACAGATTTCAAGGATGAAAACGGAGTGGATATGATGGAACAGGAAATCAAGGCAAACTATGACCGAGTGAAGACGGAGGTGCGGGAAATCGTGGAACGAGAACTGCAAAGAATTGCCGATGACCCGGAGCTTTCAAAGCTGCTTAATACCAAGAAATAA
- a CDS encoding DUF4133 domain-containing protein yields METYPINKGIGRSVEFQGLKSQYLFFFAGGLLALFVLFVILYMAGVNQWICIGFGGTAASVLVWQTFSLNTKYGEYGLMKRSALHSHPRYLINRRRIPRLFRHKEQRRVKREQNERKNKEKEERQ; encoded by the coding sequence ATGGAGACCTATCCCATCAACAAGGGAATCGGTCGCTCGGTAGAGTTTCAGGGACTCAAAAGCCAGTATCTGTTCTTTTTCGCCGGAGGGCTACTCGCCCTTTTCGTGCTGTTTGTCATCCTCTACATGGCGGGTGTCAATCAATGGATTTGTATTGGTTTCGGAGGGACTGCCGCGTCCGTTCTGGTGTGGCAGACCTTCTCCCTGAACACGAAGTATGGGGAATATGGGCTGATGAAGCGTTCCGCCTTGCACAGCCATCCCCGATACCTCATCAACCGTCGTCGCATTCCCCGTCTGTTCCGACATAAGGAACAGAGAAGAGTAAAAAGAGAACAGAACGAAAGAAAAAACAAAGAAAAGGAGGAAAGGCAATGA
- a CDS encoding DUF3408 domain-containing protein, which produces MAGKESCRERKSVSSKVTIRNSTTLIEHSEGHSTGLLQEERSDYETVFLQPLNIGDRKGVFISKKTQEEISEIVYVAAAGKLTIGAFVEHILRHHLESHRDEIDALFEQQFRKRFER; this is translated from the coding sequence ATGGCAGGCAAAGAGTCCTGCAGAGAACGAAAAAGCGTCTCTTCAAAAGTAACCATCCGTAACTCCACCACGCTCATCGAACATTCTGAGGGACACTCTACAGGTCTCCTTCAGGAAGAGAGAAGCGATTATGAAACCGTCTTTCTGCAACCCCTGAACATCGGAGACCGAAAGGGCGTGTTCATTTCCAAAAAGACACAGGAAGAGATTTCCGAAATCGTCTATGTGGCAGCCGCAGGCAAACTGACGATTGGGGCATTCGTAGAACATATTCTCCGGCATCACTTAGAGAGTCACCGTGATGAGATAGACGCCTTGTTTGAGCAACAGTTCCGTAAACGTTTCGAGCGATGA
- a CDS encoding DUF4141 domain-containing protein, with translation MRKRILMLITCGCLLAGSAHAQWVVTDPTNLAQSIINTTKEIVQTSKTVKNTLNNFKEVEKLYNESKKYYDALKKVNDLVRDAQRVKETILMVGEISDIYMNNYKKMLSDPNFRPEELVAIANGYTKLLGESNNLLKELKQVVNITTLKMTDKERMDVVDRCYKEIRDYRNLVRYYTNKNISVSYLRAKKQQDTDRVLSLYGTDNERYW, from the coding sequence ATGAGAAAGAGAATTTTAATGCTTATCACGTGCGGTTGCCTCCTGGCCGGCAGTGCACACGCCCAGTGGGTAGTCACAGACCCCACCAACCTTGCACAGAGCATCATCAACACGACCAAGGAAATCGTACAAACCTCCAAAACGGTCAAGAACACGCTCAACAACTTCAAAGAGGTGGAGAAACTCTACAATGAGAGCAAGAAGTACTACGACGCTCTGAAAAAAGTGAATGACCTCGTGCGGGATGCCCAACGAGTCAAAGAGACCATCCTGATGGTCGGGGAAATCTCCGACATCTATATGAACAACTACAAGAAGATGCTTTCCGACCCGAACTTCCGTCCAGAGGAGTTGGTTGCCATCGCCAACGGTTATACCAAACTACTCGGAGAGAGTAACAACCTGCTCAAGGAGCTGAAGCAGGTGGTGAACATCACCACGCTGAAGATGACCGACAAGGAGCGTATGGATGTGGTGGATCGCTGCTACAAGGAAATCAGGGATTATCGTAACCTCGTGCGTTACTACACGAACAAGAACATCTCCGTGAGCTATCTCAGAGCCAAGAAGCAGCAGGATACCGACCGGGTGCTTTCGCTCTATGGAACGGACAACGAAAGGTATTGGTAG
- a CDS encoding DUF3408 domain-containing protein, with product MAEKNKGAIDPVAIRELISQGIPMKKKESEMIPPATVEEVDASVSETRKEVSEEPQLPIRTRRKNIAKGDYISLFMHRNDLYDRKAIYISKELQDKLSEIVLFIRKREMTLGMYVENILLKHLEDYKEEINRLSEKNFKKLL from the coding sequence ATGGCCGAGAAGAATAAAGGGGCGATAGACCCCGTCGCCATCCGAGAGCTGATTTCGCAGGGTATACCGATGAAAAAGAAAGAGAGCGAGATGATTCCGCCTGCCACCGTCGAAGAGGTGGATGCGTCCGTTTCGGAAACACGAAAAGAGGTTTCGGAAGAACCGCAACTACCCATCCGAACACGTCGCAAGAATATCGCCAAAGGAGATTACATCTCGCTCTTCATGCACCGCAATGATCTGTATGACCGCAAGGCAATCTACATCTCCAAAGAGTTGCAGGACAAACTGTCGGAAATCGTCCTCTTCATCCGAAAGAGGGAGATGACATTGGGCATGTACGTGGAAAACATCCTTCTCAAACATTTGGAGGACTACAAGGAAGAAATCAACCGATTAAGTGAAAAGAACTTCAAGAAATTATTGTGA
- the mobA gene encoding conjugal transfer protein MobA has translation MKQKKMRGISSKVKTEKRVSVNFTAMEFAEFLSMKETAGVQSQSAFIKARVFDKTFRVIKVDRSLLDYYQKLTTLYGQFRSVGVNYNQVVVALKSNFTEKKAYAMLAQLEKLTLELATIGGEIVQLTREFQEKWSQK, from the coding sequence ATGAAACAAAAGAAAATGCGGGGCATAAGCTCCAAAGTGAAGACCGAGAAACGGGTCTCGGTCAATTTTACGGCGATGGAATTTGCCGAGTTTCTCTCCATGAAAGAGACGGCAGGCGTACAAAGTCAGTCGGCTTTCATCAAGGCAAGGGTCTTTGACAAGACTTTTCGTGTCATAAAAGTAGACCGCTCCTTGCTTGACTACTATCAAAAATTGACGACTTTGTACGGGCAGTTCCGCAGCGTAGGGGTCAATTACAACCAAGTAGTGGTCGCCTTAAAAAGCAATTTCACCGAGAAAAAAGCCTACGCCATGCTTGCCCAACTGGAGAAACTGACACTCGAATTGGCGACTATCGGAGGCGAAATCGTACAACTCACCCGTGAATTTCAGGAGAAATGGTCGCAAAAATAA
- the mobB gene encoding conjugal transfer protein MobB, whose translation MVAKISYGISLFGALAYNGEKVNEGVAKILETNKVFCSADGTHDIAAYMQDFLTYMPSQVRTKKPIIHISLNPHPDDKLSDEQFSAIAQEYIEKMGYGNQPFVVYKHEDIDRHHLHIVTLAVDEQGKKINDGNNFYKSKHITREIEQKYGLLPAERQRAKETFRLQRVRPEEGNLKKQLASVIKPAAKFYHCPSFKEYRALLSTYNICVEEVKGEIYGKPYNGLVYFATDDKGKKVGNPFKASLFGKAVGYEALQNRFKASKEKLKEKHLAPKTKAVVAGALRHSVTRVDFRDNLYHKGIDVLFRENDEGRLYGVTFIDHNNGCVVNGSRLGKELSANAVAEWFDRPHPELSAPIQQREKGSIPQTLTSDGDSVLGGLLDLPLEAHGTDWEEEQFRRRMQRKKRKQRKL comes from the coding sequence ATGGTCGCAAAAATAAGCTATGGGATTTCCCTTTTCGGGGCGTTAGCATACAATGGAGAAAAGGTAAACGAGGGTGTCGCCAAGATTTTGGAGACCAACAAAGTGTTTTGTTCTGCCGACGGCACACACGATATTGCAGCCTATATGCAGGACTTTCTGACATATATGCCGAGCCAAGTTCGCACGAAGAAGCCCATTATTCATATTTCCCTGAACCCGCATCCCGATGATAAACTCTCTGATGAGCAGTTCTCTGCCATCGCACAGGAGTATATCGAAAAGATGGGCTACGGCAACCAGCCCTTTGTCGTGTATAAACACGAGGACATAGACAGACATCATTTGCATATTGTCACCTTAGCCGTTGATGAACAAGGGAAGAAGATTAACGATGGCAACAACTTCTACAAGAGTAAGCATATCACCCGAGAGATAGAGCAGAAATATGGCTTGCTGCCTGCCGAAAGGCAACGGGCAAAAGAGACTTTTCGACTGCAAAGAGTCCGTCCTGAAGAGGGAAATCTCAAAAAACAACTGGCTTCGGTTATCAAACCTGCAGCGAAGTTCTATCATTGTCCGAGCTTCAAAGAATACAGAGCCTTGCTCTCCACCTATAATATATGCGTGGAAGAGGTCAAGGGAGAAATATATGGAAAGCCCTATAATGGATTGGTCTATTTTGCTACCGATGATAAAGGTAAAAAGGTGGGGAATCCTTTCAAGGCTTCTCTTTTCGGGAAAGCTGTCGGATATGAAGCCCTACAAAACAGGTTCAAGGCTTCAAAGGAGAAACTGAAAGAAAAACATCTTGCTCCCAAGACCAAAGCTGTCGTAGCCGGAGCATTGAGGCATTCTGTCACAAGAGTGGATTTCAGGGATAATCTCTATCACAAGGGGATTGATGTCCTCTTTCGTGAGAACGACGAAGGGCGGCTCTATGGTGTCACCTTCATAGACCATAACAACGGCTGTGTGGTCAATGGCTCACGATTGGGCAAGGAACTTTCGGCAAACGCCGTTGCCGAGTGGTTCGACCGCCCGCATCCCGAACTGTCTGCTCCTATACAGCAGCGTGAGAAAGGCAGTATTCCCCAAACTCTGACTTCGGACGGAGATTCCGTCTTGGGTGGTCTTCTCGATTTGCCCTTGGAAGCCCACGGTACGGATTGGGAGGAAGAGCAGTTCCGCAGACGGATGCAGCGTAAAAAAAGAAAACAGCGTAAACTCTAA
- a CDS encoding TraG family conjugative transposon ATPase → MRNILKATTLENRFPLLAVEEGCILSKEADITVAFRVELPELYTVTSAEYVAIHSAWVKAIKVLPTYSIVHKQDWFVKEGYRPELQKEDMSFLSRSFERHFNERPFLHHDCYLFLTKTTKNRSRQQSNFSTLCRGHIIPKEVRDKDTARKFLEATEQFERIINESGFVCLTRLSDEEIIGTEDKPGLIEKYFSLSLSDTTVLEDIDLRADSMRIGDKRLCLHTLSDTEDLPGQVATDMRYERLSTDRSDCRLSFAAPVGLLLPCNHIYNQYVLIDDSAENLQRFEKSARNMHSLSRYSRSNQINKQWIDEYLNEAHSFGLTSVRCHCNVLAWSEDEEELRLIRNDVGSQLALMECKPRHNTVDVPTLFWAGIPGNEADFPAEESFYTFIEQAVCFFNEETNYRDSLSPFGIKMADRSGKPIHLDISDLPMKQGIITNRNKFILGPSGSGKSFFTNHLLRQYWEQNTHIVLVDTGNSYQGLCEMIRHKTQGEDGVYFTYSDESPISFNPFYTTDKIFDVEKRESIKTLLLTLWKKDNEPATRSEEVALSNAVSLFIERIKTDDGIVPSFNSFYEYLTTDYSALLREKKVREKDFDLPNFLNVLEPYYKGGEYDYLLNSDKQLDLLNARFIVFEIDAIKDHPILFPITTIIIMELFINKMRRLKGVRKVILIEEAWKAIASANMAGYIRYLYKTVRKFFGEAVVVTQEVDDIISSSVVKESIINNSDCKILLDQRKYMNKFDQIQALLGLTDKERGQILSINQSNDATRSYKEVWIGLGGVQSAVYATEVSKAEYLTYTTEETEKMRVLARAEQLGGNMELAIRQLTEEE, encoded by the coding sequence ATGAGAAATATACTGAAAGCCACCACGCTGGAGAACCGCTTTCCGCTGCTTGCCGTCGAAGAGGGGTGTATCCTCTCGAAGGAGGCTGACATCACGGTTGCTTTTCGGGTCGAACTTCCCGAACTCTATACGGTGACAAGTGCGGAGTATGTCGCCATTCATTCGGCTTGGGTGAAGGCAATCAAGGTGTTGCCGACCTACAGCATCGTACACAAACAGGATTGGTTCGTCAAGGAGGGCTACCGCCCGGAATTGCAAAAGGAGGATATGAGCTTCCTTTCCCGAAGTTTCGAGCGGCACTTCAACGAGCGACCATTCCTTCATCACGACTGTTATTTGTTCCTGACTAAGACAACCAAGAACCGCAGCCGACAGCAAAGCAACTTTTCCACTCTCTGCCGGGGACATATCATCCCCAAGGAGGTACGGGACAAGGATACCGCCCGAAAATTTCTTGAAGCTACCGAGCAATTCGAGAGAATTATCAATGAGAGCGGCTTTGTCTGTCTTACCCGATTGAGCGATGAGGAAATTATCGGGACAGAGGATAAGCCGGGACTGATAGAAAAATACTTCTCTCTGTCCCTATCTGACACGACGGTCTTGGAAGACATTGACCTCCGTGCCGACAGCATGCGTATCGGCGACAAACGGCTCTGCCTGCATACGCTTTCCGATACGGAAGATCTGCCCGGACAGGTTGCTACGGATATGCGGTATGAGCGTTTATCCACCGACCGAAGTGACTGCCGCCTTTCATTTGCCGCTCCCGTGGGGCTGTTGTTGCCGTGCAACCATATCTATAACCAGTATGTGCTGATTGACGACAGTGCGGAGAACCTGCAACGCTTCGAGAAGAGCGCACGGAATATGCACTCGCTCTCCCGTTACAGCCGAAGCAACCAAATCAACAAACAGTGGATTGACGAGTATCTGAATGAGGCACACAGCTTCGGACTTACCTCGGTACGCTGCCACTGCAACGTGCTGGCATGGAGCGAGGATGAGGAGGAACTCCGCCTTATCCGCAATGATGTGGGTAGTCAGCTGGCACTGATGGAGTGCAAGCCACGACACAACACGGTGGATGTGCCGACGCTCTTCTGGGCGGGCATTCCCGGCAATGAAGCCGACTTCCCTGCCGAAGAGAGTTTCTACACCTTCATCGAACAGGCGGTATGCTTCTTCAATGAGGAAACCAACTACCGTGATTCTTTGTCTCCGTTCGGCATTAAGATGGCAGACCGAAGCGGAAAGCCTATTCATCTTGACATCTCCGACCTGCCCATGAAGCAAGGCATCATCACGAACCGCAACAAGTTCATCTTGGGACCGTCGGGTTCGGGCAAGTCGTTCTTCACCAACCACCTACTAAGGCAGTACTGGGAACAGAACACCCATATCGTCTTGGTAGACACGGGAAACAGCTATCAGGGCTTGTGCGAGATGATACGCCACAAGACGCAGGGCGAGGATGGGGTCTATTTCACCTACTCAGACGAGAGTCCCATCAGCTTCAATCCCTTCTACACGACGGACAAGATTTTTGATGTGGAGAAGCGGGAGAGCATCAAGACACTGCTGCTGACGCTGTGGAAAAAGGACAATGAGCCTGCCACCCGTTCGGAAGAGGTTGCCCTCTCCAATGCCGTTTCGCTCTTTATCGAGCGGATCAAGACAGACGATGGTATCGTTCCTTCGTTCAACAGCTTTTACGAGTATCTCACCACCGATTACTCGGCTCTGCTTCGTGAGAAAAAGGTCAGGGAAAAGGATTTTGACTTGCCCAATTTTCTCAACGTGCTGGAGCCGTACTACAAGGGTGGCGAATACGACTATCTGCTGAACTCGGACAAGCAACTCGACCTATTGAACGCCCGCTTCATCGTTTTCGAAATCGACGCGATAAAGGATCATCCCATCCTCTTTCCCATCACGACCATCATCATTATGGAGTTGTTCATCAATAAGATGCGACGACTGAAAGGGGTTCGGAAAGTCATCCTTATCGAGGAAGCGTGGAAGGCGATAGCTTCCGCAAATATGGCGGGATACATACGCTACCTCTACAAGACCGTGCGTAAGTTCTTCGGCGAAGCGGTCGTGGTGACTCAGGAGGTGGACGATATCATTTCCTCTTCCGTAGTCAAGGAGTCCATTATCAACAATAGCGATTGCAAGATACTCCTTGACCAACGCAAGTACATGAACAAGTTCGACCAGATACAGGCACTCTTGGGATTGACGGACAAGGAGCGGGGACAAATCCTCTCTATCAACCAGAGCAACGATGCCACGAGGTCATACAAGGAGGTATGGATCGGACTGGGTGGTGTACAATCCGCTGTCTATGCCACCGAAGTATCAAAAGCCGAATACCTCACCTACACAACGGAGGAGACAGAGAAAATGCGCGTACTGGCCCGTGCCGAGCAACTCGGCGGCAACATGGAGCTTGCCATCAGGCAGCTCACTGAAGAAGAATAG